Proteins from a single region of Corynebacterium pseudogenitalium:
- a CDS encoding exonuclease domain-containing protein, with product MITASRATLSVSNTELVVTPTPLEAALAGSSEPTRIPIEAITKVDLTEGDDWSTGTVSITCSDIVVNVVFAPGAGAAMRELEDAISAAQRGDAPTQDAQRSGSSGFPGFDFVAFDVETANQRWGSICQIGAVKVIDGVETDRVSWLCMPPEQWAEFDPHNVAIHGIRREDVADAPSVADCIAQLVEFAGSLPLVAHNAHFDSTALFQAAGAVGIDAPQLLFACSLAQARSCDLDVENHKLPTLASHFGVPLEQHHDACADAAACAGIMVGLARRAHYQGSLVGFVHDAGFTLGSIDSHRVTPVLRDRSGAGRALQAESIAKGGMQAAAAAVPAPAGSNQAGPSRKSTPKQSKGRKPAPWQAVATPDTVPEPALDADASSPLFGQHVTLTGEFSPFDKGALWQGIAAQGGQVGKNVTKKTTILVVGEWGSMTSKEKRARQLIEQGQDIALWKADKLLDALGLNEQPPF from the coding sequence GTGATTACTGCTAGCCGTGCGACGTTGAGTGTTTCGAATACGGAGCTGGTCGTCACCCCAACCCCCTTGGAGGCGGCGCTGGCTGGCTCCAGCGAGCCCACGCGCATTCCGATAGAGGCAATCACAAAGGTTGACTTGACCGAAGGCGATGACTGGAGCACGGGCACCGTCAGTATCACGTGTAGCGACATCGTTGTAAACGTTGTTTTTGCGCCTGGCGCGGGCGCTGCGATGCGCGAGCTCGAGGATGCTATTTCTGCTGCACAGCGTGGCGACGCCCCGACGCAGGACGCGCAGCGAAGCGGTTCAAGCGGTTTTCCTGGCTTTGATTTCGTTGCGTTTGATGTGGAAACTGCCAACCAGAGGTGGGGTTCTATCTGTCAGATCGGTGCAGTGAAAGTCATTGATGGTGTAGAAACTGACCGCGTTTCTTGGTTGTGTATGCCTCCGGAGCAGTGGGCCGAGTTTGACCCCCACAACGTCGCTATTCATGGGATTCGTCGGGAGGACGTGGCAGACGCACCAAGTGTGGCTGACTGTATTGCGCAACTTGTCGAGTTCGCTGGTTCCCTCCCCCTTGTGGCTCACAATGCGCATTTTGATAGCACTGCACTGTTTCAAGCTGCTGGTGCAGTCGGGATTGATGCGCCACAGTTGCTCTTCGCATGCTCGTTGGCGCAGGCGCGCTCGTGCGACCTTGATGTTGAGAACCACAAGTTGCCCACCTTGGCGTCTCACTTCGGCGTGCCGCTGGAGCAGCACCACGACGCCTGCGCGGATGCTGCAGCCTGTGCGGGCATCATGGTTGGCCTGGCCCGTCGGGCGCACTACCAGGGTTCACTTGTTGGGTTTGTCCATGACGCTGGCTTCACTTTGGGCTCGATCGATTCTCATCGGGTGACTCCAGTGCTCAGGGACCGATCCGGCGCGGGGCGTGCACTGCAAGCAGAAAGCATCGCCAAGGGAGGCATGCAGGCAGCTGCCGCTGCAGTTCCTGCACCTGCTGGAAGCAACCAAGCGGGCCCCTCTAGAAAGAGCACGCCGAAGCAGAGCAAGGGTCGCAAGCCAGCTCCGTGGCAAGCGGTGGCAACCCCGGACACGGTGCCAGAACCGGCGCTCGATGCTGATGCTTCCTCGCCATTGTTTGGGCAGCACGTCACGCTGACCGGTGAGTTTTCTCCATTTGATAAGGGTGCGCTGTGGCAAGGCATTGCTGCTCAGGGTGGCCAGGTGGGCAAGAACGTGACGAAGAAGACCACCATCCTCGTTGTTGGCGAATGGGGGTCAATGACCTCGAAGGAAAAACGCGCTCGGCAGCTTATTGAGCAGGGCCAAGACATAGCACTCTGGAAGGCCGACAAGTTGTTGGACGCCTTGGGGTTGAACGAGCAGCCACCGTTTTAA
- the treY gene encoding malto-oligosyltrehalose synthase → MQAPITSTYRLQLRGPQADPSGRAFGFDQAAQCLPYLESLGISHVYLSPILQALPTSNHNYDVTDPTVVNPELGGLAGFRRFVEAARKLNLGVIIDIVPNHLGVASPQLNSWWWDVLKHGRDSEYERYFDIDWHADNGAGGKLGLPIFGKEHDEDALTLRYLDQDNPESGIVLAYYDNVFPLKPGTCSSLDDDPKEVYERQSYKLMFWRDGIISYRRFFSVNGLAGIRQEDPAVFEHTHAIIRQLVAEDLIDGVRVDHPDGLTDPFGYLSRLRDVVGPDRWLVVEKILEADEPLDPRLRVNGTTGYDALRELDGIFVNQTAEDTLSMLALRQSGSTWDQAALDAAALQLKREVATHELQAEVRRLTRAIRRDNFSTAGSAVSDEILVDTVIALVAAIPVYRADYRSLSRITATVVADMAQRFPSRRDALDLIAAALLAEGEASTRFAQVCGAVMAKGVEDTLFYRANRLVALQEVGGAPGRFGVGAAEFHLLQQERAELWPQTMTTLSTHDTKRSEDTRARMLEIAEVPNAFAELVNTTTALLPPPDHATAHFLLQNIVGVWPADGIVTESLSQRLHDYAIKAVREAALHTSWFDADEAYEQQVLDWVNAVLAGPATSLITDFVSTIHEGAVAVTLGRKVLQLAGAGIPDTYQGMEFFETTLVDPDNRSFIDYTARTQTLHRYLDARQQPQFNLGDFLGCEQDGSPGRSWPGLSESVDAAKQLVIRECFTARKTTPTLFTEGKHRAVFAVGPSQQHFVGFAREHRDTAEIGMIAVATRKPLELARRGGWEDTTLTLPQGSWFERFTGREFHGTVPVGVLLEYLPTALLERREALD, encoded by the coding sequence TTGCAAGCCCCAATTACATCAACCTACCGTCTCCAGCTGCGTGGCCCACAAGCCGATCCGTCGGGTCGCGCGTTCGGCTTCGACCAGGCAGCGCAGTGTCTGCCCTATTTGGAGTCACTCGGTATTTCCCATGTGTACCTCTCTCCTATCTTGCAGGCACTGCCGACATCGAATCACAACTATGACGTCACTGACCCGACTGTGGTCAACCCGGAACTGGGTGGACTAGCAGGCTTCCGGCGCTTCGTGGAGGCAGCCAGAAAACTCAACCTTGGCGTGATAATCGATATCGTGCCGAACCACCTGGGTGTCGCTTCCCCGCAGCTCAATAGCTGGTGGTGGGACGTTCTCAAGCATGGTCGCGACTCTGAGTACGAGCGCTACTTCGATATCGATTGGCACGCTGACAACGGGGCGGGCGGGAAGCTCGGCCTGCCGATCTTCGGGAAGGAACACGACGAAGATGCTCTCACGCTGCGCTATTTAGATCAGGACAACCCCGAAAGCGGCATCGTGCTGGCCTACTACGACAACGTATTCCCACTCAAGCCAGGCACCTGCTCTTCCCTCGACGACGATCCGAAGGAGGTCTACGAGCGTCAGTCCTACAAGCTGATGTTTTGGCGCGACGGCATCATTTCTTATCGCCGATTCTTCTCTGTCAACGGGCTTGCGGGCATCCGACAAGAGGACCCCGCGGTCTTTGAACACACGCATGCGATCATCCGCCAGCTTGTGGCTGAGGATCTGATTGACGGCGTCCGCGTCGACCACCCGGATGGACTCACGGATCCTTTCGGGTACTTGTCACGGCTTCGTGATGTTGTTGGTCCCGATCGCTGGCTGGTCGTCGAGAAGATCTTGGAGGCCGACGAGCCGCTCGACCCACGCCTGCGCGTCAACGGCACAACTGGCTACGACGCGCTTCGCGAGCTCGACGGCATCTTCGTCAACCAGACGGCCGAGGATACACTCAGTATGCTCGCACTGCGCCAATCGGGCTCCACGTGGGATCAGGCGGCGCTTGATGCCGCGGCGCTACAGCTCAAGCGTGAGGTGGCAACGCACGAGCTTCAGGCGGAGGTTCGCCGTCTCACGCGCGCTATTCGGCGCGATAACTTTTCGACGGCCGGCTCCGCCGTCTCTGACGAAATCCTCGTTGACACCGTCATTGCATTAGTCGCAGCCATCCCCGTCTACCGCGCCGATTACCGATCACTGTCGAGGATCACGGCCACCGTGGTGGCCGATATGGCACAACGCTTCCCTTCCCGGCGCGACGCCCTCGACCTCATCGCGGCTGCCCTGCTCGCTGAAGGTGAGGCAAGCACCCGCTTTGCGCAGGTGTGTGGTGCGGTCATGGCGAAGGGGGTCGAAGACACGTTGTTCTATAGGGCGAACCGGTTGGTGGCGCTGCAGGAAGTAGGCGGCGCTCCTGGCCGTTTCGGGGTTGGTGCGGCAGAGTTCCACTTGTTGCAGCAAGAGCGTGCTGAGCTGTGGCCGCAGACGATGACGACGTTGAGCACCCACGACACGAAGCGTTCCGAGGATACGCGCGCGCGGATGCTGGAGATCGCCGAAGTACCAAACGCGTTTGCGGAGTTAGTGAACACGACGACAGCGCTGTTGCCTCCGCCAGACCACGCCACGGCGCATTTCTTACTGCAGAATATCGTGGGGGTTTGGCCTGCGGATGGGATTGTTACGGAGTCGCTTTCGCAGCGGCTGCATGATTACGCGATCAAAGCAGTGCGTGAGGCAGCGCTGCATACGAGCTGGTTCGACGCTGATGAGGCGTATGAGCAGCAGGTGCTCGATTGGGTAAACGCAGTGCTGGCGGGGCCTGCAACGTCACTGATCACGGACTTCGTGTCAACCATCCATGAGGGGGCGGTCGCAGTAACGCTGGGGCGTAAAGTTCTCCAGCTTGCCGGCGCTGGCATCCCTGATACCTACCAGGGCATGGAGTTCTTCGAAACGACGCTTGTCGACCCAGATAACCGAAGCTTCATCGACTACACCGCACGCACGCAAACGCTGCACCGGTATCTCGATGCACGGCAGCAACCGCAGTTCAATCTGGGTGACTTCTTGGGCTGCGAGCAAGACGGTTCGCCGGGCCGGTCCTGGCCCGGCCTATCCGAGTCTGTTGACGCCGCCAAGCAGCTGGTTATCCGTGAATGCTTTACGGCACGAAAGACCACGCCGACCTTGTTTACCGAGGGGAAGCACCGCGCGGTGTTTGCGGTCGGCCCATCCCAGCAGCACTTTGTCGGATTCGCTCGTGAGCACCGGGATACGGCCGAGATTGGCATGATTGCGGTTGCAACCCGAAAGCCCCTTGAACTTGCGCGCCGGGGTGGCTGGGAGGACACCACACTGACGTTGCCGCAGGGCTCCTGGTTCGAGCGGTTCACCGGTAGAGAGTTTCACGGCACTGTCCCGGTCGGTGTCCTGCTCGAGTACCTTCCTACTGCGCTGTTGGAGCGTCGAGAGGCCCTCGACTAG
- a CDS encoding GTP pyrophosphokinase produces MNTKHNDTIAQLGNTYFAWLRQHEGVAEEFRHALHELMIDAGINFDRVDVRIKSWPSLKEKAKKRRGGKIVYPDPWNDIRDLIGARITVMHSTEIPAVLRLLADQFDVLRSVDKAQETRVSGTFGYGSHHLVLQVGEHNEELEHYRGQVFEVQVRTVLQHAWAEFEHDVRYKRSHGELDPQIDRAFTLAAGLIELADQQFDQIAELSNPQKQSPSAPDTAAALAPETLPGVLTVILGASFPLSRVDDYRFLHELLSADGIETVSALAELANPADIEAVQNTLQTRFTPGQVRLVDDLLLNKYGQEHINRTWESGNRPLLRKRKLTRRLTQLREGGAPQTNSGENA; encoded by the coding sequence ATGAACACGAAGCACAATGACACAATCGCGCAACTCGGCAACACCTACTTCGCGTGGCTGCGGCAACACGAAGGGGTTGCCGAGGAGTTTCGTCATGCGCTCCACGAGCTCATGATCGACGCCGGTATCAACTTTGACCGCGTCGATGTCCGCATCAAAAGCTGGCCTTCGCTGAAAGAAAAAGCGAAGAAGCGTCGTGGTGGAAAGATTGTGTACCCGGACCCGTGGAACGACATCCGTGACCTCATCGGGGCCCGTATCACCGTGATGCATTCCACCGAAATACCAGCAGTGCTTCGCTTGCTTGCGGATCAGTTCGACGTGCTTCGTAGCGTGGACAAGGCGCAAGAGACGAGGGTGTCGGGCACGTTCGGATACGGCTCGCACCACCTGGTGCTCCAGGTAGGTGAGCATAACGAGGAGCTCGAACACTACCGCGGGCAAGTCTTCGAGGTGCAAGTACGGACGGTGCTACAGCACGCGTGGGCGGAGTTCGAGCACGATGTGCGATATAAGCGCTCCCACGGCGAGCTGGACCCACAAATTGATCGCGCGTTCACGCTCGCAGCCGGGCTTATCGAACTTGCGGATCAGCAGTTCGACCAAATCGCAGAGCTGTCCAACCCGCAAAAACAGAGCCCGAGCGCTCCCGATACCGCAGCGGCATTGGCACCAGAGACGCTCCCCGGCGTGCTCACCGTGATCCTTGGGGCGTCGTTTCCCCTGTCCCGCGTTGATGATTACAGATTCTTGCACGAGCTACTCAGCGCCGACGGCATCGAGACAGTCTCTGCTCTCGCGGAGTTAGCGAACCCGGCAGACATCGAAGCCGTGCAGAACACGCTGCAGACGCGGTTCACCCCAGGCCAAGTCAGGCTTGTCGACGACCTCCTGCTGAACAAGTACGGGCAGGAGCACATCAACCGCACGTGGGAAAGCGGAAACCGGCCATTACTACGCAAACGCAAACTTACACGCAGGCTCACCCAACTCCGTGAGGGCGGCGCCCCGCAAACAAACTCGGGCGAGAACGCCTAG
- a CDS encoding RNA-binding S4 domain-containing protein has product MTSPNITATRIDVWLWAVRIFKTRSLSAEAVRAGHAKLNGKAVKPSAQVVPGDRLKVWKDHRYLDLEVTQTLQKRAGAKIATACYVDHSPPPVASEVLGALPVRDRGAGRPTKKERRQLDRLRGRNSF; this is encoded by the coding sequence ATGACTAGCCCAAATATCACCGCGACGAGGATCGACGTCTGGCTCTGGGCTGTCCGCATCTTTAAGACGCGCTCGTTGTCCGCAGAGGCGGTTCGCGCCGGACATGCCAAGCTCAATGGCAAAGCAGTCAAGCCCTCAGCACAAGTCGTGCCAGGGGATCGGCTCAAGGTGTGGAAGGACCACCGCTACCTTGACCTGGAAGTCACCCAGACGCTGCAGAAGCGCGCCGGGGCGAAAATCGCCACGGCCTGCTATGTAGACCACTCCCCACCTCCTGTGGCATCGGAGGTGTTAGGTGCGCTGCCCGTACGGGATCGTGGGGCAGGCCGTCCAACGAAGAAAGAGCGCAGGCAGCTCGACCGCCTGCGGGGGCGCAACAGTTTCTAG
- a CDS encoding IMPACT family protein, translating to MRTSYELPAAGDITTHEIEIKRSRFITWIGRTQSEAEARALIQQARETYTDARHHCSAYILHVDDALPVERSSDDGEPSGTAGKPMLDMLHGSEMLDLTAVVIRYFGGIKLGAGGLVHAYSDSVGQTLPLVPRVLRSTKELVRVDLPHAEAGRIEAELRNAGFDIVNVEYGAAATYTLAHDPGQREALDAQLAASTQGRAEAEEAGRQWIESAR from the coding sequence ATGCGCACATCGTACGAACTGCCCGCCGCCGGTGACATCACCACTCACGAGATCGAGATCAAACGATCCCGATTCATCACTTGGATTGGCCGCACCCAGTCTGAAGCCGAGGCGCGGGCCCTGATCCAGCAGGCCCGTGAGACCTACACCGATGCACGTCACCATTGCTCCGCATATATTCTGCACGTCGACGACGCCCTGCCCGTCGAACGCTCATCCGACGATGGGGAGCCCTCCGGCACCGCAGGCAAACCGATGCTCGATATGCTGCACGGCTCCGAAATGCTTGACCTCACCGCTGTCGTGATCCGATATTTCGGTGGTATCAAGCTGGGTGCAGGAGGGCTGGTTCACGCCTACTCTGACTCGGTTGGGCAGACGCTTCCACTGGTACCGCGGGTGCTGCGTAGTACAAAGGAACTCGTGCGCGTCGATCTGCCGCACGCGGAGGCAGGTCGCATCGAGGCCGAGCTGCGCAACGCAGGCTTTGACATTGTCAACGTCGAGTACGGCGCCGCCGCCACGTACACGCTGGCGCACGACCCCGGACAACGCGAAGCACTCGACGCGCAACTCGCAGCGAGCACCCAGGGCCGAGCGGAGGCAGAAGAAGCAGGCCGCCAATGGATTGAATCTGCACGCTAA
- the treZ gene encoding malto-oligosyltrehalose trehalohydrolase codes for MSSKHTPMPQQFGVWAPNAHGARLHLHDSEGPRTLEMQRDETRRDWWVVPREVAQPEIGARYSFSLLRDGEWSQPLPDPRSRFQPEGVHGPSEVTSSTFDWTDDSWGGIALRDQVLYELHVGTFTPQGTFEGAVEKLDYLAELGVNSIELLPVQPFAGARNWGYDGVDWFAVQESYGGPEGLKTLIDAAHARGIAVILDVVYNHFGPEGNYNGNFGPYTTAGHTGWGDVINLSGAHSDEVRAYVLDAVLQWLDEFHVDGLRLDAVQTYDDRLAFSIMEEIKNVANEVEASTGIPRTIIAESEQNNPRLLESPERGGYGLDAHWLDDVHHGIHTLVTGERAGYYADYGTLEILADTLRNGYRFREDYSVYRQRTHGKALDLDRVAPWQMVTYTTDHDQTGNRAKGDRPSQYLSARKQVLKAAVVLLSPFSPMLFMGEEFGARTPFPFFVSHSDPQLLEMTRQGRMNEFARMGWDSSAVPDPAAEETFTSAKLDWNFDEEQREILAAYKKLIELRRQYPMARDDLRQLTVDHGPAQGADDAWLTMGDQAVLVANFGSEGTVAPVGGTLLYTFGGAEVSADETRLEPWAFALVMPTQ; via the coding sequence ATGTCTAGCAAGCACACTCCGATGCCCCAACAATTTGGGGTGTGGGCTCCGAACGCGCACGGCGCGCGCCTGCACCTCCACGACAGCGAAGGGCCCCGCACGCTCGAGATGCAGCGTGACGAGACCCGCCGGGACTGGTGGGTGGTTCCGCGCGAAGTCGCCCAACCCGAAATTGGTGCGCGCTACAGCTTCTCCTTGCTTCGTGACGGCGAGTGGTCACAGCCACTACCCGACCCTCGTTCGCGCTTCCAGCCCGAGGGCGTCCACGGCCCATCAGAGGTGACCAGCAGCACGTTCGATTGGACGGATGATTCGTGGGGAGGCATCGCACTTCGCGACCAAGTCCTCTACGAGCTCCACGTGGGCACCTTCACGCCACAGGGGACGTTCGAGGGGGCCGTCGAAAAGCTTGATTATCTTGCCGAACTTGGCGTCAACTCCATTGAGTTGCTGCCGGTGCAGCCCTTCGCGGGCGCCCGCAACTGGGGCTACGACGGCGTGGACTGGTTCGCCGTGCAGGAATCGTACGGCGGCCCCGAGGGCCTCAAGACCCTTATCGACGCTGCTCACGCCCGCGGTATCGCCGTCATCCTCGACGTGGTGTACAACCACTTCGGCCCCGAAGGTAACTACAACGGCAACTTCGGTCCGTACACAACCGCAGGGCACACCGGCTGGGGTGACGTGATCAACCTGTCCGGTGCCCACTCGGATGAGGTCCGCGCATATGTACTCGACGCCGTGCTCCAATGGCTCGACGAGTTCCACGTCGACGGCCTGCGACTCGACGCGGTGCAGACCTACGACGATCGCCTGGCCTTCTCCATCATGGAGGAAATCAAGAACGTTGCCAACGAAGTTGAAGCTTCCACCGGCATCCCCCGCACCATCATCGCCGAATCGGAGCAAAACAACCCACGGCTCCTCGAGTCCCCGGAGCGCGGCGGCTACGGGCTCGACGCACACTGGCTTGACGACGTCCACCACGGGATCCACACGCTGGTCACCGGCGAGCGTGCCGGGTACTACGCCGACTATGGCACGCTCGAAATCCTGGCGGATACACTGCGCAACGGTTACCGCTTCCGCGAGGACTACTCCGTGTACCGCCAGCGTACCCACGGCAAGGCGCTCGACCTTGACCGCGTCGCACCGTGGCAGATGGTCACCTACACCACCGACCACGACCAGACCGGAAACCGCGCGAAGGGTGACCGCCCGTCGCAGTATCTCAGTGCGCGCAAGCAGGTCCTCAAGGCGGCCGTCGTACTCCTATCTCCATTCAGCCCGATGCTTTTCATGGGCGAAGAGTTCGGTGCACGCACGCCGTTCCCATTCTTTGTCTCGCACAGCGATCCACAGCTCCTGGAAATGACCCGCCAGGGGCGCATGAACGAGTTCGCCCGCATGGGATGGGACTCCTCAGCCGTCCCGGATCCTGCCGCGGAGGAAACGTTTACCTCCGCGAAGCTCGACTGGAACTTCGACGAGGAGCAACGCGAGATCCTCGCGGCGTACAAGAAACTCATCGAGCTGCGCCGGCAATACCCGATGGCACGCGACGACCTTCGCCAGCTGACCGTAGATCACGGCCCAGCCCAGGGCGCAGACGACGCGTGGCTAACCATGGGTGACCAGGCAGTGCTGGTGGCAAACTTTGGGTCGGAGGGCACCGTCGCCCCAGTGGGCGGAACACTGCTGTACACCTTCGGTGGCGCCGAGGTCTCTGCCGACGAAACCCGCTTAGAACCGTGGGCATTCGCCCTGGTTATGCCGACACAATAA
- the ilvA gene encoding threonine ammonia-lyase IlvA → MSEQEQPAFHAVHAADVQAAQSKISAVIEPTPLQYCPRLSQQYGAEIFLKREDLQDVRSYKIRGAYYSISRLSDEARAAGVVAASAGNHAQGVAYACRALGIHGKIFVPKPTPKQKRDRILVHGGENIELVVVGDTFDAAAEAARKDAAERGATMVEPFDARDTVIGQGTVAAEIVSQLSVMGRELDTIFVPVGGGGLLAGVLSYVSDMVPGTAVVGVEPEGAPSLEAALEAGHPVTLKEIESFVDGAAVKRTGDFPFAVIEENLARTHLLRCKEGAVCTSMLELYQNEGIIAEPAGALSVAALSQMKLQPGSTVVCIISGGNNDVLRYAEVMERSLVHRGLKHYFLVNFPQEPGQLRTFLTDILGPNDDIALFEYLKKNNKETGAALVGLELSCASDLEPLLERMEASVIDCRRLLPGTPEYDFIVSA, encoded by the coding sequence ATGAGTGAACAGGAACAGCCAGCTTTCCACGCGGTACACGCCGCAGACGTTCAAGCAGCGCAGTCGAAGATTTCTGCGGTGATTGAGCCGACACCGTTGCAGTACTGCCCCCGTTTGTCGCAGCAGTACGGTGCCGAGATTTTCCTCAAGCGGGAAGATTTGCAAGACGTTCGTTCCTACAAGATTCGCGGTGCGTATTACAGCATCTCACGGCTCAGTGACGAGGCGCGTGCAGCCGGCGTCGTTGCGGCGTCAGCGGGCAACCACGCTCAGGGTGTGGCCTACGCATGTCGGGCGTTGGGGATCCATGGCAAGATTTTTGTGCCGAAGCCAACGCCGAAGCAGAAGCGAGACCGAATCCTGGTGCACGGTGGCGAAAACATCGAGTTGGTCGTCGTGGGGGATACGTTTGACGCCGCTGCGGAGGCCGCCCGCAAGGACGCTGCTGAGCGCGGTGCAACCATGGTTGAGCCTTTTGACGCCCGTGATACCGTCATCGGGCAGGGGACAGTTGCGGCGGAGATCGTGTCGCAGTTGTCAGTTATGGGCCGCGAGCTGGACACCATCTTCGTGCCAGTCGGCGGGGGAGGCTTGCTGGCTGGCGTGCTTTCCTATGTGTCCGACATGGTGCCTGGCACTGCGGTCGTAGGCGTTGAGCCCGAGGGCGCACCGTCGCTTGAGGCCGCCCTGGAGGCAGGACATCCGGTAACGCTGAAGGAAATTGAGTCCTTTGTGGACGGCGCTGCTGTGAAGCGCACCGGCGATTTCCCGTTCGCTGTTATTGAGGAAAACCTTGCTCGCACGCACCTGCTGCGTTGCAAAGAAGGCGCGGTGTGCACGTCGATGCTGGAGCTGTACCAAAACGAGGGCATCATCGCGGAGCCTGCGGGCGCGCTGTCTGTGGCGGCACTATCGCAGATGAAGCTGCAGCCGGGCAGCACGGTGGTGTGCATCATCTCTGGTGGCAACAACGACGTGTTGCGCTACGCAGAGGTCATGGAGCGTTCGCTTGTGCACCGCGGACTGAAGCACTACTTTTTGGTGAACTTCCCTCAGGAGCCAGGGCAGCTGCGCACGTTCCTTACCGACATCCTTGGGCCTAACGACGATATCGCCTTGTTCGAGTACCTGAAGAAGAACAACAAAGAAACCGGTGCTGCACTGGTTGGCCTGGAGCTTTCTTGCGCTAGCGACCTCGAGCCGTTGCTTGAGCGGATGGAGGCGTCGGTCATTGATTGTCGACGCCTCCTGCCAGGCACACCAGAGTATGACTTTATTGTGTCGGCATAA
- a CDS encoding cobalamin-independent methionine synthase II family protein, producing MSEHKILTTHVGSLPRTPELLEANQLRSEQQINDEDFKEILERAIDDVVQRQVDLGIDIINEGEYGHITSGAVDYGAWWNYSFSRLGGLTMTDEDRWASQEIKRSTPGNIELTSFADRRDRALFSEAYSDPHSGIFTGRAKVGNPKFTGPITYIGQQEVETDVALLKRSMDRAGATQGFVAALSPGSAARLKNEYYNTDEEVVQACAAAMAHEYKAITDAGLTVQLDAPDLAESWDQINPEPTLEDYRAWLRIRIDAINESIRDLPKELTRLHICWGSWHGPHVTDVPFGDIIEEILRAEVGGFSFEGASPRHAHEWRVWQDHALPEGSVIYPGVISHSTNAVEHPQLVADRIVQFAEVVGPENVIASADCGLGGRLNHQIAWAKLESLVKGAEIATRHLFG from the coding sequence GCCGCGCACCCCTGAGCTGCTCGAAGCGAACCAACTTCGTTCGGAGCAGCAAATCAACGACGAGGACTTTAAGGAGATCCTTGAGCGCGCGATCGACGACGTGGTGCAGCGCCAGGTTGACCTGGGCATCGACATCATCAACGAGGGCGAGTACGGGCACATCACCTCTGGCGCGGTCGACTACGGTGCTTGGTGGAACTACTCTTTCTCTCGTCTTGGTGGACTGACCATGACCGACGAGGACCGCTGGGCCTCGCAGGAGATCAAGCGTTCCACGCCTGGAAACATTGAGTTGACCAGCTTCGCTGATCGCCGAGACCGCGCACTCTTTTCCGAGGCGTACTCCGACCCACACTCCGGCATTTTCACTGGCCGTGCGAAGGTTGGTAACCCGAAGTTCACGGGTCCGATTACCTACATTGGCCAGCAGGAAGTTGAGACGGACGTTGCACTGCTGAAGCGCTCCATGGATCGCGCCGGTGCCACGCAGGGGTTTGTCGCAGCGCTTTCGCCAGGCTCCGCCGCCCGTCTGAAGAATGAGTATTACAACACCGACGAAGAAGTCGTACAGGCGTGTGCTGCTGCGATGGCACACGAGTACAAGGCAATTACCGACGCCGGTTTGACCGTGCAGCTCGACGCACCTGACCTTGCGGAATCCTGGGATCAGATTAACCCCGAGCCGACCCTGGAAGACTACCGTGCGTGGCTGCGTATTCGTATCGACGCCATCAATGAGTCCATCCGCGACTTGCCGAAGGAACTGACTCGCCTGCACATTTGCTGGGGTTCGTGGCACGGCCCGCACGTTACCGACGTACCGTTCGGTGACATTATCGAGGAGATCCTGCGAGCAGAGGTTGGCGGCTTTTCCTTCGAGGGGGCGTCGCCACGCCACGCGCATGAGTGGCGCGTTTGGCAGGACCACGCGTTGCCAGAGGGCAGCGTTATTTATCCGGGCGTTATTTCGCACAGCACGAACGCTGTCGAGCACCCACAGTTGGTTGCGGATAGGATCGTTCAGTTCGCTGAGGTCGTCGGCCCAGAAAACGTTATCGCTTCGGCAGACTGTGGCTTGGGTGGGCGCCTGAACCACCAGATCGCCTGGGCGAAGCTGGAATCACTGGTGAAGGGCGCAGAGATCGCGACGCGCCATCTGTTTGGCTAA